Proteins encoded in a region of the Anopheles ziemanni chromosome 2, idAnoZiCoDA_A2_x.2, whole genome shotgun sequence genome:
- the LOC131287750 gene encoding fatty-acid amide hydrolase 2 yields MVVVITVLRHRACSDTNMVRRLLVSFIAFIHLVIDKLLYVGLKWYWGPSKQRCPTLQRKQLIVTYSAVELATMIRKREVTCYEVVSAFIDRINEVNPLVNAVMDGPIIEALDEARRIDERFQQGAIDEAELTSKPFLGVPFTTKDSTAVKDRLHTLGIVARSGVKSNNDAECVRLLKEAGAIIIATTSIPEINRWQETRNNIIGQTNNPFDNRRTVGGSSGGEGALLAACGTPIGLGTDIGGSIRMPAFYCGVYGHKPTTGIINTRGCSLRTGREPSTMVVAGPMTRYATDLLPLMKVLVSPEISVSLKLNEPTDIRKLRYFYIAESGDIKCSAVQPQLQKAMDRVVDHFYQLAPGGVKKVTLSGTEKTTNMWRYWMTQEPANFGTLLGNGKPLSPLVELAKKLTGRSEYTMASIYSLIDTLLPQEKEDIIKELTRRCDQELTELLGDDGILFYHSTTHTAPYHYAAFVNVYNFSYWCLFNVLHVPATQVPLGLDADGLPLGIQVVASRNRDRHCLAVAEEMERVFNGRIPPFIVD; encoded by the exons ATGGTTGTAGTGATTACTG TGCTTCGTCACCGAGCCTGCTCTGATACAAACATGGTTCGCCGTCTGTTGGTGAGCTTTATAGCCTTCATCCACCTGGTGATCGACAAGCTGCTATACGTGGGGCTCAAATGGTACTGGGGTCCAAGTAAGCAGCGATGTCCGACCCTCCAGCGCAAGCAGCTCATCGTGACGTATAGTGCAGTCGAGCTTGCCACGATGATTCGCAAGCGCGAGGTGACATGCTACGAGGTGGTCAGTGCGTTTATCGATCGTATTAACGAAGTCAACCCGCTAGTGAACGCCGTCATGGATGGACCGATAATAGAGGCACTTGACGAGGCGCGGCGGATCGACGAACGGTTCCAGCAGGGTGCTATCGATGAAGCGGAATTGACTTCGAAACCATTCCTCGGTGTGCCGTTTACGACGAAAGACAGTACCGCCGTCAAGGACCGGTTGCACACGCTCGGTATTGTTGCTCGGAGcggggtcaaatcgaataacGATGCAGAGTGCGTACGGTTGCTGAAGGAAGCCGGTGCAATCATCATCGCGACCACGAGCATACCAGAGATAAACCGTTG GCAAGAAACCCGGAATAACATCATCGGACAGACGAACAATCCGTTCGATAACCGGCGTACAGTTGGAGGCTCGAGTGGTGGCGAGGGGGCACTACTTGCAGCATGTGGAACACCGATTGGCTTGG GAACTGATATTGGAGGCTCGATTCGAATGCCCGCTTTCTACTGCGGAGTGTACGGTCACAAACCTACCACCGGGATCATAAACACACGCGGATGCTCCCTTCGTACTGGTCGCGAACCATCGACCATGGTCGTGGCCGGACCAATGACACGCTATGCAACCGATCTACTCCCCCTCATGAAGGTTCTCGTTAGTCCGGAAATATCCGTCTCCCTAAAGCTGAACGAACCGACGGACATCCGAAAGCTGCGCTACTTCTACATCGCCGAATCCGGCGACATCAAGTGCAGTGCGGTGCAGCCACAGCTTCAGAAAGCAATGGACCGGGTAGTGGATCACTTTTACCAACTCGCTCCGGGCGGTGTTAAGAAAGTAACGCTTAGCGGAACGGAAAAAACGACCAACATGTGGCGCTACTGGATGACGCAGGAACCTGCCAACTTTGGCACTCTGCTGGGTAACGGCAAACCGCTTAGTCCGCTAGTCGAGCTGGCTAAGAAGCTGACCGGTCGCAGTGAGTACACGATGGCGTCGATCTATTCACTGATCGATACACTGCTCCcgcaagaaaaagaagacaTCATTAAGGAGCTGACCCGCCGCTGTGATCAGGAACTGACCGAGTTGCTTGGAGACGATGGAATTCTATTCTATCACAgcaccacacacacagcaccgTACCACTATGCGGCCTTTGTTAACGTTTACAACTTTAGCTACTGGTGCCTCTTTAACGTGCTACACGTTCCGGCCACACAGGTTCCGCTGGGATTGGATGCCGATGGATTGCCTCTCGGCATACAGGTGGTAGCGAGCCGTAACAGAGATAGGCATTGCTTAGCGGTGGCGGAAGAAATGGAACGAGTATTTAATGGACGGATCCCACCGTTCATTGTTGATTAG
- the LOC131293603 gene encoding pH-sensitive chloride channel 2: MNSQAGATRLCAYVFLVILHAFATAVTAQAAIPDDDGVPSSTVSMTPPEPFLLLNETELVDLNQTAPGGTTEAVSSVPTGSSDSSGTTTDSTSTSVSSSSSSTSSTSTTTITTTSVGTPLENKTMSQEEIQKLLLPPATVEADILHVNISDDSHPHAKTSGKDSDCPTLEGADHMSQTQLLTRLTHVCRYDRLERPRESLNGKSRPVKVHARAYIYFMQNLEAHDLQFKIHALLQFRYVDPRLVFREVAPNRTKPIMGEQSLRDLLWVPHVFLANERSSDILGTAEKDILTSISPDGTVIVSTRISATLYCWMNLQKFPFDEQHCSTVLESWMYNLDDLVLLWEHKSPVTLAPELHLTEYVLLEMFTNETVINADLSDLRHGAFAGNYSSLSFTVHLAREMGFYMMDYFIPSIMLVAISWVTFWLQADQSAPRITLGTSTMLTFITLASAQGKTLPKVSYIKASEIWFLGCTGFIFGSLVEFAFVNTIWRRKRNVEVKKVNSKHVLKQALTPRPARKDMSGLHKSHSCTSLADSATTVSANSFNNYLTVHSFPQKSGSSQTLPVITTTDMDRAPVDAQSNGNVAIQIDGQTNSETTNGNGWTTMTPQEVAIWIDKRSRFAFPIAFVIFNVFYWTFVYYI; encoded by the exons ATGAATTCTCAGGCAGGAGCCACCAGATTGTGCGCGTACGTGTTCCTGGTGATTTTGCACGCGTTTGCGACGGCCGTGACGGCGCAAGCGGCAATACCGGACGACGATGGTGTGCCGTCGAGCACGGTGAGCATGACGCCACCGGAGCCGTTCCTGTTGCTCAACGAAACTGAACTGGTAGATCTCAACCAGACCGCGCCCGGTGGCACCACGGAAGCGGTGTCCTCCGTTCCTACGGGATCTAGCGACAGTTCTGGAACAACGACAGATAGTACGAGCACCAGTGttagcagtagcagcagcagcaccagcagcaccagcacaaCCACGATCACGACGACGTCCGTGGGGACGCCGTTGGAGAACAAAACCATGTCACAGGAGGAGATCCAGAAGTTGCTGCTTCCACCGGCCACGGTCGAAGCGGACATTCTGCACGTCAACATTTCCGACGACAGCCATCCGCATGCCAAAACCAGTGGAAA AGACTCTGATTGTCCTACGCTGGAAGGTGCAGACCATATGTCGCAGACGCAGCTGCTTACAAGACTCACGCACGTTTGTCGCTACGATCGACTGGAGCGACCAAGAG AATCGCTTAACGGCAAAAGCCGGCCGGTCAAAGTGCACGCCCGAGCCTACATCTACTTTATGCAAAATTTGGAAGCGCACGATTTG CAATTCAAAATTCACGCCCTGCTACAGTTCCGATATGTGGATCCGCGCTTGGTATTCCGGGAGGTTGCTCCGAACCGGACGAAGCCGATCATGGGTGAGCAGTCGCTACGTGATCTGCTCTGGGTACCTCACGTCTTCCTCGCGAACGAGCGCAGCTCCGACATTCTGGGCACGGCCGAGAAGGACATCCTCACGTCGATCTCACCCGACGGCACGGTGATCGTGTCGACGCGAATCAGCGCCACCCTGTACTGCTGGATGAACCTGCAAAAATTCCCGTTCGATGAGCAGCACTGCTCGACCGTGCTAGAGAGCT GGATGTACAATTTGGATGATTTGGTGCTACTCTGGGAGCACAAGTCACCCGTAACTCTTGCCCCGGAACTACACTTGACGGAGTACGTGCTGCTGGAGATGTTCACCAACGAAACGGTTATCAATGCGGACCTCAGTGACCTGCGGCACGGCGCATTCG CTGGTAATTACAGTTCTCTCAGCTTCACCGTACACTTGGCGCGCGAAATGGGGTTCTACATGATGGATTACTTCATCCCTTCGATCATGTTGGTCGCCATCTCGTGGGTGACGTTCTGGCTACAGGCTGATCAGTCCGCCCCGCGAATTACACTCGGTACCAGCACGATGCTGACGTTCATTACGCTCGCTTCGGCCCAGGGCAAGACACTGCCGAAGGTGAGCTACATCAAGGCATCGGAGATTTGGTTCCTCGGCTGCACCGGATTCATCTTCGGTAGCCTGGTCGAGTTCGCTTTCGTTAACACGATCTGGCGCCGGAAGCGCAACGTCGAGGTGAAGAAGGTCAACAGTAAACACGTACTGAAGCAAGCGCTAACTCCCCGACCGGCACGGAAGGACATGAGCGGCCTGCACAAGTCACACTCCTGCACCTCGTTGGCCGATTCTGCCACCACGGTATCGGCTAATTCCTTCAACAACTATCTCACCGTACAT TCCTTCCCGCAGAAGAGCGGAAGCAGTCAAACCCTGCCCGTCATCACGACGACCGACATGGATCGGGCCCCGGTCGATGCGCAATCGAACGGAAACGTTGCGATTCAGATCGACGGCCAAACGAACAGCGAAACAACAAACGGAAACGGTTGGACGACTATGACACCCCAGGAGGTGGCCATCTGGATCGACAAGCGATCGCGGTTTGCTTTCCCGATCGCTTTTGTGATCTTCAACGTTTTCTACTGGACGTTTGTGTACTATATCTAG
- the LOC131287247 gene encoding transducin beta-like protein 3 produces the protein MNSKVKLKEVYEVQSEYKAFYTGGTVCWTNDGQQFLCQNNGAIWIVSVENQNEPITLGEQQTEDEIQEDIIFTFAINGAGTSIVSGHRSGLYKLWDQQTRTVQKMWKSSHQGPITKLVFSPDDELIVSGGSDSTIRIWDPSKQVCLGTLRGCAGVINLIVFHPDMASKIIIAAGDDDKILAFDYLERRVIKTFAGHFSRVTGVSFTEDRQYMVSSGRDKILILWNFDTLEAVKTIPVYEALESVVVLPGGIKIGGVKLEENYVYAACAGEEGVIKVWEMTEAKIVYKQTNALVERAADEGGLAISQLFYNQSIGQMAIVSADHNILVHDCATFECVHQLAGFSDEILDIVLLGKRDRYLAMATNSNNFKIYDTTTMNCQLVQGHTDIVLSLSANDQYLLSSSKDHSIRLWRFDEAMFKITCVAVGVKHTNAVGCVAMSKISGNFCVSVSLDKCLKTWKIPKTFAAPDGEELPRLQCSLTELAHEKDINCVCISPNDRLVATGSQDKTAKLWDVSNLAVVGVFRGHRRGIWAVKFSPVDQILLTNAADCCIKLWSLTDMTCLKSLEGHDSSVLRVEFLSNGMQLLSAGADGLLKLWSIKTSECVQTMDKHDSRIWALCVTRDESAFYSGGSDSKMIKWHDVTESKRKEELDQRKQMLLEEQELNNLLSEKKLLKALRLSLNLNRPLSTLKIINEVIKSQEQAGLADTVRKLSNDHKETLLVHAVEWNTNSRNCRPAQLALHILMQEILAGRFAVSELNKHLEASLPYTERHFKRLTGYMTDLKFVEFSLRCMQPYACKME, from the exons atGAATTCGAAAGTAAAGCTAAAGGAAGT GTATGAAGTACAATCAGAGTACAAAGCTTTTTACACCGGCGGCACGGTTTGCTGGACGAACGATGGTCAGCAGTTTCTTTGCCAGAACAACGGCGCAATCTGGATAGTGTCGGttgaaaatcaaaacgaaCCGATCACACTCGGTGAGCAACAGACGGAGGATGAAATCCAGGAAGATATCATCTTTACATTTGCCATCAACGGCGCCGGTACTAGCATCGTGTCGGGGCATCGATCAGGCCTGTACAAGCTATGGGATCAACAGACGCGTACGGTGCAGAAAATGTGGAAATCTTCCCACCAAGGGCCAATCACAAAGCTAGTATTCAGCCCAGACGATGAACTCATCGTTAGCGGCGGCTCCGATTCCACCATCCGTATCTGGGACCCGTCCAAGCAGGTTTGCCTAGGTACACTGCGTGGTTGTGCCGGTGTGattaatttaatagttttccATCCGGATATGGCAAGCAAAATAATAATCGCTGCCGGGGATGATGACAAAATTCTTGCTTTTGACTACTTGGAGCGGAGAGTCATCAAAACGTTCGCGGGACATTTTTCGCGTGTGACCGGTGTTTCGTTTACGGAGGATCGCCAGTATATGGTCTCGTCAGGTAGGGACAAAATTCTGATCCTTTGGAACTTCGACACGCTGGAGGCGGTTAAAACGATTCCCGTCTACGAAGCACTGGAATCAGTAGTCGTTCTACCGGGTGGTATAAAGATCGGAGGTGTTAAGCTGGAAGAAAACTATGTGTACGCCGCTTGTGCTGGTGAAGAGGGTGTCATTAAAGTGTGGGAAATGACCGAGGCCAAAATCGTGTACAAGCAAACCAACGCCCTCGTGGAGAGAGCGGCCGATGAGGGTGGCCTGGCGATATCGCAACTATTCTACAACCAATCAATCGGCCAGATGGCGATCGTATCGGCCGATCATAATATCCTGGTGCACGATTGTGCGACGTTCGAGTGTGTCCACCAGCTGGCCGGATTTAGCGATGAAATTCTGGACATCGTGCTCCTTGGTAAACGGGATCGTTACCTAGCGATGGCGACCAACagtaacaattttaaaatctaCGACACCACCACAATGAACTGCCAGCTGGTGCAGGGTCACACGGATATCGTACTCTCCCTTTCGGCTAACGATCAATATCTACTTTCTTCTTCGAAAGATCACTCGATCCGTCTGTGGCGGTTCGATGAGGCAATGTTCAAGATCACTTGCGTCGCCGTGGGTGTGAAACATACTAATGCTGTTGGTTGTGTGGCAATGAGTAAAATATCCGGCAATTTTTGCGTCAGCGTGAGCCTGgacaaatgtttgaaaacgTGGAAAATTCCCAAAACATTCGCAGCGCCTGATGGAGAAGAACTGCCACGTCTACAGTGCTCGCTTACTGAGTTGGCGCACGAGAAGGATATCAACTGCGTGTGTATCTCACCGAACGATCGGCTCGTAGCGACCGGCTCGCAGGACAAAACCGCCAAACTGTGGGACGTGAGCAACCTTGCAGTCGTTGGCGTGTTTCGGGGACATCGGCGTGGTATCTGGGCGGTAAAGTTTTCACCGGTTGATCAAATTTTGCTTACGAACGCGGCCGACTGTTGCATTAAGCTCTGGTCGTTGACCGACATGACCTGCCTGAAGTCACTCGAAGGTCACGACAGTTCGGTGCTCCGGGTAGAGttcctttccaacggtatgcagCTTCTTTCGGCCGGTGCCGACGGTCTGCTGAAGCTCTGGTCGATCAAAACCTCCGAGTGCGTACAAACGATGGACAAACACGATAGCCGCATCTGGGCCTTGTGTGTGACACGAGATGAGTCCGCTTTTTACAGTGGCGGTTCGGATTCGAAGATGATCAAGTGGCACGACGTGACGGAAAGCAAGCGTAAAGAGGAGCTAGACCAACGCAAGCAGATGCTACTGGAGGAGCAAGAGTTGAACAATCTGTTGAGCGAGAAAAAGCTTCTCAAAGCACTCCGTCTTTCACTGAACCTTAACCGCCCGTTGAGCACACTGAAGATTATTAACGAAGTGATTAAATCGCAGGAACAGGCGGGGCTGGCTGACACAGTGCGAAAGCTGTCCAATGATCACAAGGAAACGTTGCTCGTGCACGCGGTCGAGTGGAACACCAACAGCCGCAATTGCCGTCCGGCCCAGCTGGCGCTACACATTCTGATGCAGGAAATTCTCGCCGGTCGGTTTGCAGTGAGCGAACTAAACAAACATCTCGAAGCCTCACTGCCGTACACGGAGCGGCACTTTAAACGGCTCACCGGGTACATGACGGATCTTAAGTTTGTAGAGTTTTCGTTGCGCTGTATGCAACCGTATGCGTGCAAGATGGAATAG
- the LOC131281582 gene encoding transmembrane protein 186-like has translation MLRTFNLLAGFAKSTGSVISSHLHRPVYSLNQNINNIGAINLLVQHCSTKSAVVSSKETPPPEDESKSTNWNTIYHFPSIMLTASVKRLKFYPLVVTGISVPVSMALAYADIWSMTTAEVVGAIGFTTSLTLTLFGLLTDNLIGFVYCDDRLSKVKISFLDSKGKRQNRIYAVDDLVSRSELPKSLLKMYFPVKNHENGDTYKLVHQYGEIYDVHAFNKVFGHEVISK, from the exons ATGTTGAGAACATTCAATCTTTTAGCGGGGTTTGCAAAATCCACCGGGAGTGTTATATCATCACATCTCCACCGGCCAGTCTATTCGTTGaatcaaaacatcaacaacatcggGGCCATCAATCTACTAGTGCAGCATTGCTCCACAAAATCAGCAGTGGTCAGCTCGAAAGAAACTCCCCCGCCGGAAGATGAGTCCAAGAGTACCAACTGGAATACGATTTACCACTTTCCATCGATCATGCTTACTGCCTCCGTGAAGCGACTCAAATTTTATCCTTTGGTTGTTACCGGCATAAGCGTGCCGGTTTCAATGGCACTGGCGTACGCTGATATTTGGAGCATGACAACGGCAGAAGTGGTCGGAGCAATTG GATTCACTACTTCGTTGACACTCACGCTGTTCGGTTTACTAACCGATAACCTAATTGGATTCGTGTACTGTGATGACCGCTTGAGTAAGGTGAAAATTTCTTTCCTGGACTCGAAGGGGAAGCGACAGAATCGCATCTACGCGGTAGATGATCTAGTTTCGCGCTCAGAACTACCGAAATCgttgttaaaaatgtatttcccggtcaaaaatcatgaaaatggAGATACATATAAGCTAGTGCACCAGTACGGTGAAATCTATGATGTGCACGCGTtcaacaaagtgtttggacaTGAAGTTATAAGCAAATAA
- the LOC131294977 gene encoding small ribosomal subunit protein uS7m, which translates to MLRKLASGILQRHTAAQCAVPVARMSQYGPHFIQPIIDKQKIDALQESGDLSKISHVPIKAALNNQTSSVFYDPLVSQFTNYVMKQGNKALARELVEKGFENIKRLQLERYHLAETEEEKAKIELNPRKLLHQAVENCRPLLQLTPIKRGGVRYQVPVPITEKRSYFVAMKWLLEAVREKERTVHFPEKMAWEILDAAANQGKVVKRKHELHRQCEANRAYAHYRWS; encoded by the exons ATGCTTAGAAAACTAGCTTCTGGTATTCTGCAAAG GCATACGGCCGCTCAATGCGCCGTGCCGGTCGCCCGAATGTCCCAGTATGGGCCTCATTTCATCCAGCCCATCATAGACAAGCAGAAAATCGATGCTCTACAGGAATCGGGTGACTTATCAAAAATATCACACGTCCCAATCAAAGCCGCGCTGAACAACCAGACCAGCTCCGTGTTCTACGACCCACTGGTCAGCCAGTTCACAAATTATGTAATGAAGCAGGGCAACAAAGCGTTAGCCCGCGAGCTGGTCGAGAAGGgttttgaaaacatcaaacgtCTTCAGCTGGAGCGCTACCATTTGGCCGAAACGGAAGAGGAGAAGGCAAAAATCGAGCTAAACCCAAGGAAACTACTCCACCAGGCCGTAGAAAACTGTCGTCCACTGCTGCAACTGACTCCGATTAAGCGTGGCGGTGTGCGGTATCAGGTGCCAGTGCCGATCACTGAAAAACGGTCGTACTTTGTCGCGATGAAGTGGCTGCTCGAGGCGGTCCGTGAAAAGGAGAGGACTGTGCACTTCCCGGAGAAGATGGCATGGGAAATTCTGGACGCAGCGGCTAACCAGGGAAAGGTTGTAAAGCGTAAGCACGAACTGCACAGACAATGCGAAGCTAACCGTGCCTATGCTCACTATCGGTGGAGCTAA
- the LOC131281167 gene encoding glyoxylate reductase/hydroxypyruvate reductase-like, whose product MRTGILRLTRSLPKMLEQKLVDYNFGVRRPKLVVTSSDIPSGFIELLRKKCEVTVCNGTDHAEILRAVPGAEGILWLTADQLDAKTLDAAGSQLKVVSTMTSGMDYVDAEVFAKRGVALGHTPKVVNDPVADIAIGLMLAAARRFHEGREKIVAGQWEMRPQWMLGQDVPGSTVGIIGFGGIGQTILKRLKGFDIARCLYTGRKRKAEGDLAGATYVDLPTLLKESDFVFIACPLTGETAKLFNRETLAMMKASSVLVNVARGGIVDQPALVEALKNGTIFAAGLDVMTPEPLDPNDPLMKLPNCVVVPHLGTATKQSLLDMFAITANNVLSVISGGQLVAPFVK is encoded by the exons ATGCGTACCGGAATATTAAGATTAACGCGTTCGCTGCCCAAGATGCTGGAGCAAAAACTCGTCGACTACAATTTCGGTGTGCGTCGCCCAAAGCTGGTTGTGACGAGTTCTGATATCCCTTCCGGTTTCATCGAGCTGCTCCGCAAAAA ATGCGAGGTAACAGTATGCAACGGAACGGATCATGCTGAAATACTTCGTGCCGTTCCCGGTGCGGAAGGCATACTGTGGCTGACGGCCGATCAGCTCGATGCAAAGACACTCGATGCGGCAGGAAGCCAGTTGAAAGTGGTTTCAACGATGACATCCGGAATGGATTACGTTGATGCCGAAGTGTTCGCCAAACGAGGTGTTGCCTTGGGCCACACTCCGAAAGTGGTTAACGATCCGGTGGCAGATATCGCAATCGGCTTAATGCTAGCGGCAGCCCGTCGTTTCCACGAGGGAAGAGAGAAAATTGTAGCCGGTCAGTGGGAAATGAGACCTCAGTGGATGTTGGGACAGGACGTGCCCGGATCGACGGTGGGAATCATTGGTTTCGGTGGCATCGGCCAAACAATTCTAAAGCGTCTGAAAGGTTTCGACATAGCGCGGTGTTTGTATACCGGTAGAAAACGAAAAGCGGAAGGTGATTTGGCCGGTGCCACTTACGTGGATCTGCCTACGCTTCTGAAGGAAAGCGATTTTGTCTTTATCGCTTGCCCTTTGACGGGAGAAACGGCAAAGCTATTCAACCGGGAGACGCTTGCTATGATGAAAGCTTCCAGTGTGCTGGTAAATGTAGCACGCGGCGGCATCGTCGATCAACCGGCTCTGGTAGAGGCtttgaaaaatggaaccaTTTTCGCGGCCGGCCTGGATGTTATGACTCCAGAGCCTTTGGATCCAAACGATCCTTTAATGAAGCTTCCTAACTGTG TTGTTGTGCCTCATCTTGGAACGGCGACCAAGCAAAGCCTTCTTGATATGTTTGCCATCACCGCTAACAACGTTTTGTCGGTGATATCAGGTGGCCAACTTGTTGCTCCTTTCGTAAAATAA
- the LOC131293604 gene encoding glyoxylate reductase/hydroxypyruvate reductase-like: protein MRRPKVLVTHRQVQPVALERLKRECDVILPDVDFPTRANILDLCPGIDGLLWTSYKMKLDHEILQAAGPKLKAVSLTMNGVDCVDLDELISRNIPLGHTPHIPNEAVADLAIGLMITASSAIFSSHDSDSHAGTCIQGSTVGIVGFGGIGELIAKRLQGFDVQTMLYCGHSVKENAKKFNAQFVAREELLRRSDYVFIACPLTPDSLRMFNRETFLIMKPTSVIINVARGAIVDEQALMDALKSGRIRAAALDTVTTEPIPADSELFHLPNCVIIPHLGTATKKTRDQMALRAVDNLIAGMRGETMPSQYFKPKTAN from the exons ATGCGGAGACCGAAAGTCCTAGTGACCCACCGGCAGGTGCAACCGGTGGCTTTGGAACGTTTGAAAAGGGA ATGCGATGTGATTCTACCGGATGTGGATTTTCCTACCAGAGCGAACATACTGGATCTCTGTCCCGGAATCGATGGGTTACTGTGGACCAGTTATAAGATGAAGCTTGATCACGAAATTCTCCAAGCGGCAGGACCCAAACTGAAGGCTGTTTCCCTTACGATGAACGGGGTAGATTGTGTGGATTTGGACGAACTGATCTCTCGCAACATTCCCCTCGGGCATACACCACACATACCGAATGAAGCAGTGGCAGATCTAGCGATCGGGCTCATGATCACAGCCAGCAGTGCTATATTCTCCTCACATGACTCCGACTCCCATGCGGGCACGTGCATTCAAGGATCCACAGTTGGAATCGTCGGTTTCGGTGGAATTGGTGAACTCATCGCGAAAAGATTGCAAGGATTCGACGTGCAAACGATGCTTTACTGCGGGCATAGTGTGAAAGaaaacgcaaagaaattcaacGCCCAGTTTGTGGCAAGAGAAGAACTACTTCGGCGTTCCGATTACGTGTTCATAGCCTGTCCGCTGACGCCGGACTCCTTGCGGATGTTTAATCGAGAAACATTTTTGATTATGAAACCAACATCCGTGATCATTAATGTGGCTCGCGGAGCTATCGTGGATGAGCAGGCACTTATGGACGCGCTGAAAAGTGGACGAATACGAGCCGCTGCACTGGACACGGTCACCACGGAACCAATTCCAGCGGATAGTGAATTGTTTCATCTTCCAAACTGTG TGATCATTCCACACTTGGGGACGGCTACGAAGAAAACGCGAGATCAAATGGCTTTGCGTGCTGTAGACAATCTAATCGCAGGAATGCGCGGGGAAACAATGCCATCGCAATATTTCAAACCCAAAACTGCAAactaa
- the LOC131282545 gene encoding glyoxylate reductase/hydroxypyruvate reductase-like, whose product MANPGTRPVVLVTNKEAPPKGINKLKIKCDVIFPRNHPASREEILELAGQVDGIMWVGHMALNAEVLDRGGSRLKAISTMSAGMDYVDTEEFKRRKFPLGYTPIVLNDAVADSAIGLMIAAGRRFHEGRLAIDQSQWNGGPQWMLGQDIKGSTVGIIGMGGIGQTIARRLKGFEIGQLLYSGRRPKPEAEALGAKMVPQDELLQESDYIFIAVPLTNETFHMINAGALSKMKRTAVLVNVARGDIVDQKALVAALKNGTIFAAGLDVMTPEPLPADDELLTLPNAVVIPHLGSATIQTRNNMAEIAALNVLAGIAGSPMFSPYPY is encoded by the exons ATGGCCAATCCGGGAACCCGACCCGTCGTGCTGGTTACTAATAAGGAAGCACCACCGAAGGGGATCAATAAGTTGAAGATAAA ATGTGATGTTATTTTCCCACGGAATCATCCTGCCTCGAGGGAGGAAATCTTGGAGCTTGCCGGCCAGGTTGACGGTATCATGTGGGTCGGCCATATGGCATTGAATGCCGAGGTGCTAGATCGGGGCGGATCGCGCCTGAAAGCGATCTCCACCATGTCGGCCGGCATGGACTACGTGGACACGGAGGAGTTTAAGCGGCGCAAGTTCCCGCTCGGTTACACACCGATCGTGCTGAacgatgctgttgctgattcGGCCATCGGGCTTATGATTGCCGCTGGTCGGCGTTTCCACGAGGGTCGGTTGGCTATCGATCAGTCGCAGTGGAATGGAGGCCCTCAGTGGATGCTCGGTCAGGACATCAAGGGCAGCACGGTGGGGATCATTGGAATGGGCGGGATTGGACAAACGATTGCGCGCCGCCTTAAGGGGTTCGAGATCGGGCAGCTTCTGTATTCGGGTCGTCGGCCGAAACCCGAAGCCGAAGCACTCGGTGCAAAGATGGTTCCACAGGATGAACTACTGCAGGAAAGTGACTATATCTTCATCGCTGTCCCGCTAACAAACGAAACGTTCCACATGATCAACGCGGGTGCGCTCAGTAAAATGAAACGCACCGCGGTGCTGGTTAACGTCGCCCGGGGGGACATCGTCGATCAGAAGGCGCTCGTTGCGGCGCTCAAGAATGGCACTATTTTCGCAGCCGGCCTAGATGTGATGACCCCGGAGCCACTTCCGGCAGATGATGAGCTACTGACTCTTCCCAATGCAG TTGTCATCCCTCACCTCGGCTCGGCTACTATACAAACCAGAAACAATATGGCTGAGATCGCTGCTCTGAATGTGCTTGCCGGAATCGCTGGATCTCCGATGTTTTCTCCTTATccttattaa